In one window of Vulpes vulpes isolate BD-2025 chromosome 1, VulVul3, whole genome shotgun sequence DNA:
- the CDC37L1 gene encoding hsp90 co-chaperone Cdc37-like 1, whose protein sequence is MEQPWPPPGPWSLPRAEGEAEEESDLDVSPGSPRCPQLPGGGAQMYSHGIELACQKQKEFVKSSVACKWNLAEAQQKLGSLALHNSESLDQEHAKAQTAVSELRQREEEWRQKEEALVQRERMCLWNMDAISKDVFNKSFINQDKRKEIEDEDKSKSFMQKYEQKIRHFGMLSRWDDSQRFLSDHPYLVCEETAKYLILWCFHLEAEQKGALMEQIAHQAVVMQFIMEMAKNCNVDPRGCFRLFFQKAKAEEEGYFEAFKNELEAFKSRVRLYSQSPSFQPMTVQNHVPHSSVGSIGLLESLPQNPDYLQYSVNTALCSLNSVVHREDDESKMMDTV, encoded by the exons ATGGAGCAGCCGTGGCCGCCGCCGGGACCTTGGAGCCTCCCTCGGGCCGAGGGTGAGGCTGAGGAAGAGAGCGACTTGGACGTGTCCCCCGGTTCTCCCCGCTGCCCGCAGCTGCCGGGCGGCGGCGCGCAG ATGTATAGCCATGGAATTGAACTGGCTTGTCAAAAGCAGAAAGAGTTTGTGAAGAGCTCTGTGGCGTGCAAATGGAATCTCGCTGAAGCTCAGCAGAAACTTGGTAGCCTAGCCCTGCATAACTCTGAGTCCTTGGATCAGGAACATGCCAAAGCACAAACAGCAGTATCAGAGCTAAGGCAACGTGAAGAAGAATGGCGGCAGAAAGAAGAGGCTCtagtacagagagagagaatgtgtctGTGGAACATGGATGCTATTAGCAAGGATGTTTTTAACAAG agttttattaatcaagataaaagaaaagaaatagaagatgaagataaatcaaaatcatttatgcagaaatatgaacaaaaaatcAGACATTTTG gtatgTTGAGTCGATGGGATGATAGTCAGAGATTTTTGTCTGACCATCCATACCTTGTATGTGAAGAGACTgctaaatatcttattttatggTGTTTTCATCTAGAAGCTGAGCAG AAAGGGGCTCTAATGGAACAAATAGCACATCAGGCTGTTGTAATGCAGTTTATTATGGAAATGGCCAAAAATTGTAATGTGGATCCAAGAGGGTGTTTTcgtttatttttccagaaagccaaa gcagaggaagaaggttATTTTGAAGCATTCAAAAATGAACTTGAAGCTTTCAAGTCAAGAGTCCGACTTTATTCTCAGTCACCAAGTTTTCAGCCTATGACAGTTCAGAATCATGTTCCCCATTCTAGTGTGGGATCTATAGGTTTGTTAGAATCCTTACCACAG aatccaGATTATCTTCAGTATTCTGTCAATACAGCTCTTTGCAGTTTAAACTCAGTGGTACATAGAGAAGATGATGAATCCAAAATGATGGACACTGTATGA